In a genomic window of Rhopalosiphum maidis isolate BTI-1 chromosome 4, ASM367621v3, whole genome shotgun sequence:
- the LOC113555556 gene encoding uncharacterized protein LOC113555556 isoform X4: MTDSNTVIEGTVKFRDGKKWKSRWCVMRKLSPVADCLHLQLYRDSKDRYKHGQTKASLSLQHFLGVESGFTLDKESNTIAIICQDVTVVLAFDTRERLIQWQVKISSNLGDDQQFLIQISSCPPKSKISAGPARLHIQDLRFSMTTGVPPRLAGVWELRHLRKYGVIENRFCYEGGSRCGKGEGLFVCFTDQGDDITRCMNLAAEGKLATRKRLLSRNMSVLESPSRRGLLSRLDSRASEYGADQNSFNQHSHDRSSEDNMCWPSNESRLDNSDFGDTASVGDFQDQNLQECTWTPETALERCASCISKLGALSRSSTMANTPGSIGFNPAWTMDNNVSSLNYIPEMNNGHQCCGYMSSQSSSSGGSAGCSSVCGTEYSVPRKVCASMTDKVNKIQSEACAPNRPPKPVHLKPETSTPVKKAPMPLPQQDTMCVCRCTASDKPRQSYLNNYDTPKIMCTNTKPNKPYTSIQDEYYDTPRNIKSSLEINPYGNYDTPPSPVAVHKKSNVSTPKQTDSQQCTGICPCQRAMNCWSHNNWMTMPPRCRRSNQQTDNQLSNFTNNCQHNGAIYATVDVSKKKKHAEPPLPAPPPTSSNYMNLEPAVGVDGGGKQQQQPTAAAHSGRKSTENYMNLEFSESLCYYENAKNVLTKAGLSNACDKCGHQKRCVGGGGGGGGGGGGGGGGGGGGGADEKGDYMTMEPVNGRMVETKRNLFPGYLPMCPSANNNNNNSSGNIGNGNNNNNNNNNNSNKQQDMLKNIMNRGLAEKSASIPSLNEYKSAAAAMANGNDWKNVGGVAAADPHRRRSSSADSSRCDDDGPASGVDRSSRGAGCSDHTSSAESVTSQIAKRPAGAASTGATSTASTVSDGSVAADDQQTALVHIRRSSSVPCKNNRDSSSSNDSGVSTGSLRYRGADFAEFELPLTTAMSTMRHRRTVAAATAAAAAATGAPAGSVECGGRGAIAGCVHGSLPRRSKSTDRLKELSFRFQKFAGTMKSSSAGAEVPVCLKKDKGFNVHADGNSVVPFLDSQSTSSYTSDMSDYIETLSLSSHSSSDTTNNENQRCGRPAKTTLKPRSGKEYHQIGFFLDGDLKVKSDIPPVPEKTETPSPRYATAQESKVV, from the exons acTGCCTACATTTGCAACTATACAGGGACAGTAAAGACCGATACAAACACGGCCAGACGAAGGCTTCATTGTCTCTGCAACACTTCTTAGGAGTAGAGTCTG GATTTACGCTGGACAAAGAATCCAACACGATAGCTATTATTTGCCAAGACGTCACTGTTGTACTAGCGTTCGATACCCGAGAGAGACTGATCCAGTGGCAAGTTAAGATATCTTCGAACTTGGGAGACG ACCAACAATTTTTGATTCAAATATCATCCTGTCCTCCTAAGTCGAAAATATCTGCAGGACCTGCCAGGTTGCACATACAAGACTTGAGATTCTCGATGACAACCGGAGTGCCACCAAGATTAGCTGGTGTTTGGGAACTCCGACACTTGag AAAATATGGAGTTATTGAAAATCGGTTTTGCTACGAGGGTGGTTCGAGATGTGGCAAAGGAGAGGGCTTATTTGTGTGTTTTACCGACCAAGGAGATGATATAACTAGATGCATGAACTTAGCGGCAGAAGGCAAATTGGCTACCAGGAAAAGATTGCTTTCTAGAAATATGTcag TTTTAGAAAGTCCGTCCAGGAGAGGTCTCTTATCTCGCTTAGATTCTAGAGCTTCCGAGTACGGTGCTGATCAAAATTCGTTCAATCAACATTCTCATGACAGAAGTAGTGAAGACAACATGTGTTGGCCATCTAACGAAAGTCGACTAGATAATTCGGACTTTGGAGACACAGCGTCTGTTGGAGATTTTCAAGATCAAAACTTACAG gaATGCACGTGGACTCCAGAAACAGCTTTAGAACGATGTGCCAGCTGTATTAGTAAACTTGGAGCTTTATCTCGTTCTTCGACCATGGCTAATACCCCTGGAAGCATAGGCTTTAATCCAGCGTGGACAATGGATAACAATGTATCATCGC tGAATTACATACCAGAAATGAATAATGGACATCAGTGTTGCGGATATATGTCATCGCAGAGTAGCAGTAGTGGCGGAAGCGCCGGATGTAGCTCTGTGTGTGGTACCGAGTATTCTGTACCTAGAAAAGTATGCGCCTCCATGACTGACAAAGTGAACAAAAT TCAATCTGAAGCGTGTGCGCCGAACAGACCACCGAAACCAGTACACCTGAAACCGGAAACGAGTACGCCAGTGAAAAAGGCTCCGATGCCTCTACCGCAACAAGATACGATGTGTGTGTGCCGATGCACTGCTTCGGACAAACCTAGACAATCCTACCTAAATAACTACGATACTCCTAAGATTATGTGCACAAACACAAAA ccGAATAAACCGTACACGTCTATACAAGATGAATATTACGACACGCCACGGAACATCAAATCCTCGTTGGAAATTAACCCCTACGGCAATTACGATACTCCTCCGTCGCCCGTGGCTGTTCATAAAAAATccaa TGTCAGCACGCCAAAACAAACAGATAGTCAGCAATGCACAGGAATTTGCCCTTGTCAAAGAGCCATGAATTGTTGGTCTCATAATAATTGGATGACGATGCCTCCTCGCTGTAGACGAAGTAATCAGCAAACCGACAATCAGCTATCAAATTTTACC AACAATTGCCAACACAACGGGGCGATTTACGCGACAGTTGACGTTTCGAAGAAAAAGAAGCACGCGGAACCACCGCTGCCCGCGCCCCCCCCGACGTCGAGCAACTACATGAACTTGGAACCAGCCGTCGGCGTCGACGGCGGCGGtaaacagcagcagcagccaACGGCGGCGGCCCACAGCGGCCGGAAATCGACGGAAAACTACATGAACTTGGAGTTTAGCGAATCGCTGTGCTACTACGAAAACGCCAAAAACGTGTTGACCAAGGCCGGTCTGTCCAACGCGTGCGACAAGTGCGGTCACCAGAAGCGTtgtgtcggcggcggcggcggcggcggcggcggcggcggcggcggcggcggcggcggcggcggtggcggcgccGACGAAAAGGGTGACTACATGACCATGGAACCGGTCAACGGTCGGATGGTGGAAACCAAGCGAAACCTGTTCCCCGGTTACCTGCCCATGTGTCCGTCGgccaacaataacaacaacaacagcagcgGCAACATCGGCAAcggcaacaacaacaacaacaacaacaacaacaacagcaacaaGCAACAGGACATGTTGAAGAACATAATGAACAGGGGCCTGGCCGAAAAGTCAGCCAGCATACCCAGCCTGAACGAGTACAAATCGGCGGCGGCCGCCATGGCGAACGGCAACGACTGGAAAAACGTCGGCGGAGTGGCTGCGGCCGACCCTCACCGGAGGCGGTCCAGTTCGGCGGACTCGTCGAGGTGCGATGACGACGGGCCGGCGTCGGGCGTGGACAGGTCGAGCAGGGGCGCCGGTTGTTCGGACCACACGTCGTCGGCCGAGAGCGTGACCAGCCAGATCGCCAAACGTCCCGCGGGCGCCGCGTCGACGGGCGCCACGTCCACCGCGTCCACCGTGTCGGACGGCAGCGTGGCCGCGGACGACCAACAGACCGCGCTGGTGCACATCCGCCGGTCGTCGAGCGTGCCGTGCAAGAACAACCGCGACTCGTCCAGCTCCAACGACTCGGGCGTGTCCACCGGTTCGCTGCGTTACCGCGGCGCCGACTTTGCCGAGTTCGAGTTGCCGCTGACCACGGCCATGTCGACGATGCGGCACAGGCGCACCGTGGCCGCGGCGacggccgccgccgccgccgccaccggcGCCCCGGCCGGTTCCGTCGAGTGCGGCGGCCGCGGGGCCATCGCCGGTTGCGTGCACGGTTCGCTGCCCAGGCGGTCCAAGTCTACGGACCGGCTCAAGGAGCTCAGCTTCAGGTTCCAGAAGTTCGCGGGCACCATGAAATCGTCGTCGGCCGGTGCCGAAGTCCCCGTGTGCTTGAAAAAAGATAAAG GGTTTAATGTGCATGCGGATGGAAACTCGGTCGTGCCGTTTTTGGACTCGCAGAGCACGAGCAGCTACACGTCGGACATGAGCGACTACATCGAGACACTGTCGTTGTCCTCGCACAGTTCGTCGGACACCACCAACAACGAAAATCAGAG